In bacterium, the genomic window CGGTAGCCGAGTGGCAGGTTTTTGCAGCCTGGCAGTTCTGTATTTCGCCGCCGTTGTCGCCGACGCACGGCGCGGATGCGATGACGATGTCGTTAGGCTGGCAGCTCTCGTGGAGTCCGCATCAGGCGACGTGGCGGACGAATGCGAACACAGTGGGCGCCGCGGGGATCATCCAGTGCGTGGCGGCGGGCAATGAGAGCGGAATCGCGCCGCCCAATTCGTGCCGGTGTCCGGGCAATGTGCCGTCGCCATGGCGGCATCCGGCAAATGGCGCGACCGGTGCGCAGTCGAACATCATCAGCATCGGGGCGACCGACAGTCTGGACAATATCGGCAGTTTTTCGAGTTTGGGTCCGGTGACCTGGCAGTCGATCGCGCCGTTCAATGATTATACGTATCCGCCGGGTTTGACCAAGCCCGATGTGTCGGCGCCGGGCGTGTACATCAAGTCGTTGAACTATGCCAGCAACAACGGGTATGTGGACGGCTGGGACGGGACCTCGATGGCGACGCCGCACGCGGCAGGGACCGTGGCGTTGATGCTGCAGAAGAATTCCTTTCTGACGCAGGTGCAGGCCGACAGCATATTGCAAGTGACGGCGGTGGATCTGGGCGCGGCGGGCAAGGACAATACATTCGGCGCGGGCCGGATCAACGCCCTGGCCGCGGTCAATGCCACACCGTATCCATTCGCGCTGGCGCCATTGTTGTACCGGATCAGCGATCCGCTCGGTAATAATAACGGGATGTGGGAGAGCGGTGAACGCGTTAACCTGATCGTGCCGGTGCGTAACCAGACCGGAAGTGCCGTTACCAGCTGTGTTGCGACATTAAGCGAAAGCGATGCTTATGTCACGATTTACAACGGAACGGCCAATCTGGGGACGATCGCTGCCGGCGACACGGTTGACGCCATTTTTGACGTTGCCGCGTCACCCACGACACCGTTGATGCATCTGGTGAACTTTACATTGAACCTGGCGCATTCGGGCGGTAACATGAATTATCCGCTCGACGTTTATATCAACCCATTGCCGATTCTGACATACCGCCATGCCACGGTGACCGGCGGCAACGGCAACGGCGTGCTGGATCCTGGCGAGACGGCAAATCTACTGGTTACGTTAAGGAACGATGGCGTCGCCGTCGCCACGGGCGTAACTTCGCAGCTGACCACGGCTTCGCCGTACATCACGATCAATGATAATTCCGGCAACTATCCCAATATCGCGATCAATGACACGGCGAATAACCTTTCAGATCCGTTCAACATAACGGCAAGTCCTGCGACGCCCTATGGCACAAGCGTTGCGTTTAACATGATCGTGCAGTCAGGGTTGTATATTGATACGCTGCCATTCAACCTCACCGTTGGAATGATGCCGCCCAGCGACACCGGATACTACTATGCGTATTGGTCGGGCGGTCCTCATACGCAGTGCCCGGTCTATTCCTGGTATGCGATCGATACGACCCAGACACTGCATGTCGGGACGGCGCTGGACTATAGCGACGACCAGACTGGCCAGTTCACATTGCCGTTCACGTTCAAGTACTACGGGGTGAACTATACCCAGATCTCGATCTGCTCCAACGGCTGGGTCGCCCTGGGTTCGACCACGAGCACGGACTATACCAACAGCGGCATTCCGAACGTGGATGGACCGCCGGCAATGGTCGCCGGCCTGTGGGATGATCTGTATCCGGGCACCGCAGGTGAGCCCGCGTGCATTTACTACTATAATGACGCGACCAACCATCGGTATGTGGTCGAGTGGTTCCGCGTGCCGCACATAAGTTATCCGAACACTCAGGAGACGTTCGAGATCATACTGTATGATCCGGTTTACTATCCGACGCCGACCGGCGATGGCGAGATCATTGTCCAGTACCAGCACCAGATGCGGGAAACCGACAACACCTGCGGGATCGAGAATTTCAGCCAGAATGTCGGCATCCAGTATTTCTTCGAAGGGTCCTATCATTCGCTGGCAGCGCCGATCACCGATTCATTCGCGCTGAAATACACGACCTGGCCGCCGTCAGCCGGCGTGGCGATCAAGGAATCGGAAACACGCAATACCGGGATGGTTAGGACGTCGCTGACTGTGCAGCCGAATCCGTTCAAACGGACCGCGCAGATATCGTATGCCGTAGTCGGTAATCCGCAAATGGCAAAGCTGGGGATCTTTGATGTGACCGGTCGGTTAGTGGTTAACCTGTCATCGCGGATCGCGGATAACGGTTTACGGTCTACGGTGTTCTGGTTTGGCACAGACCAGAACGATCGTTCAGTTCCCGCCGGCGTGTACTTTGTGCGGCTGGAAGCTGACGGGCAGGAAAAGATAGAGAAAGCGATTCTCTTAAGGTAATCCCGTATTTCTATGCAGAAACACGGGACGCTCATTTCGGCAATCAAATCACAAATAAAATTTGAGCCGAAATGGCGAAAGCAGTTCTGTTACGATGAACGATCCCCGTGTTTTTATTGAAACACGGGACACTCAATTTTACAGCGCATCACAGAAGATGCACGTAAAATTGGTGAAGGCGATTCTACTGCGTTAACGGATCGAGGTTATGAGGTTGGGAAGTTAGGAAGAGCAGAAAAGACGAGGATGAGAGGTTATGAAGAGCGGAAGTTATGAAAAAGATTTTTTTATCATAACCTCGTAACTTCGCATCTTCGTAGGTTCAATTTTTATTAACTTCTTACCTTCATAACTTCTATCATTATTAAAGACAAGGTCACGATTTTATGCGAGTCGTGACCTTGTATTTTAAGTGGTTACATTGACATCCCGAGGTTAATGGTTATATTCTTAATTAATGGCTAAAAGCGCAGCGCCCTTGCTGCTGATATTTTTGTTATTGATCTTCTGCGCGCCCGCATCAACAGTCACGCACGACACGCCTGGATCGTCTTTTGGTTTAAATACCAAGGATGCGATCGTGCTATCGGAAAAGCTCGGGTCGGTCATCGATCCGGACATTAGAGCGCGGTACAATCTGTTCCCTGATCTCAGTTTTACTATAGGCGAAAGTGTTGATACCGCTGTTTTGTTCATCGAAGCGCGCTTCTATCATTTGGGAAAAGGCGGTTATATTGTCAGACTCGTGACCACCAAGGGTACTTATCAGGCACAGAACACTGGTGCTAAAGCAGTTGCCATACTGCAGGATTATTTTATCAGTTACGATTCTATTATCTACTATAATAAAACGTGGTTTGAAAAAAAGTGGGGGATCGTCGACTATGACATTCTTGGACAGCCCATAACCATTGATGAAGTTGAAAAATTGACTAAACCGAATCCGCGCATGAAGTACGGCGGACTGGGCGCGATGATCGTTGGCGCGGTGCTCGGCGGGTTTACCGGTTATACTGTCGCTACCTGGACGACTATGTTCGGCGGTTGTCTGGGCGGCACTGGAGGCTCTGCAGACACCAGCAACAATAGCGTATTGGTCCCCACATTGACCTGCGCGGGCCTGGGCGCGGTTCCCGGTGCCGCGGCCATGGTCACGGCGGAAATTTTGAAAAAGAAATACGATAAGGCAATTCAACAAATAAAGCGCAACCGCATGCCGTATTCAATAAAATAATAATATTAGCACCATAAAAATGCATTCACCGATCCATAATACTTAAGTGTAAAATAATTTTCTCACGTCAGGCTTGCAATGAACTGAAATATTCATATACTTGCGGCAATGTTCGCCGCGTATTACACATTTGACGATATCATCGGACTCGATGCGGTAAAATCAAAAGCCCGGAAACTTGCCACCCTCGATGTCAATGTATTGATCTTCGGCGAAAGCGGAACCGGCAAGGAATTATTCGCACACGCCATCCACGGCGGCAGCCGCCGGGCAGGCGGGCGTTTTGTTGCCGTCAATTGCGGCGCAGTGCCGGAAACTCTTTTTGAATCGGAATTGTTCGGGTACCAGCAGGGCGCGTTTACTGATGCCCGCAAGAACTATCAGGGTAAGATCGCGCACGCTCACGGCGGAACCATGTTCTTTGATGAGGTCGGCGATCTGCCGCTGGAATCGCAGGGAAAGTTGCTGCGCGTGCTGGAGACTAAAAAGATCTGCCCGCTGGGAAGCAACGAGGAAAGAGCGGTCGATGTCAGGTTCATTTTTGCGACCAACAGGGATCTGAAGGAGATGGTCGGCGGCAAGCAGTTTCGCGAGGACCTTTATTACAGGATCAACACTCCCGTGATCGTGATCCCTCCTCTCAGGGATCGCAGGTATGAGATCCCTGATCTCGTACAGTACTTCATGCAAAAGCTGCTGGACAGCCCGGTAAAGTTCACTGCCGGCATAAGCAGCGAAGCGGTTAAAAAGCTCTCTGAATACGATTTCCCCGGTAACGTGCGGGAACTGGAAGCTGTTTTAAGGACCGCGTACTTCATGTGCGCGGGCGACGTGATCGAGGCGCGCGACCTGGTGATCGAATCGCGCCAGGATGATTGCAGCAACGGTCATCATTATATCGGCAGTTTCGATAACAACGGCAATGGCAGCAACGGGGGGAGATTTATTCCCTTGTCCTTGTCTTTTAATGAAAAGGTCGATCGTTTTAAAATCAAATTGATCCAGGAATGCTTAAGAAAACATGATGATGATGTCAAAAAGGCGTGCGCGGAACTTGGCATCTCGGAGCGGCAGGTGTACAGGTACTTGAGGAAAGCGAAGAAGAGATGAAGGGATGCAGAGGAGCAGAGGAGAAAGGATGAGGGGATGGGTGGATAAGGGGATGGGGGGCTGGGACCAAGGATTGAGGATAAGAGGTTATGAGGATAGGAGGTTGTGAAAAAGATTTGGGATGAAAAAAAGATTGAAGTTATGAGGTTATGAGGTTACAAAGTTATGAAAAAATAAGGAAGGGGAAAAACCATAATGATTGACAGCTATCAAAATCCATCTATAATTTAACAGTAGTGATCATAATATCGTAGTGAACTGGATTTAGAGGGGAAAGATTCTATGAAGGTAAATCTGAATCAGTTTTTAATTATCTTCCTGATAATGTTGCCAGGTGTCTACGCTCTCAACGTTGACACAACCTTATCTGGATCCGTTGGCAAACAATTGTTTATTAATAACCTGGTCGGCGATGTCATCGATGCCGGAGAGGCAAAATATTACGGACTTTTTTCAGACATTGAGGGTTTCGAGAGCGCCGCTTTTTATGATTTTGAATACTCTGATGATTCCACTTGGGTACGAAGATCCACGGATACTTGTTCGGGATATGTCGTAGTAAAGATCATCCGGACTGAGGATCATAACCCAAGCGGTCCTGACAGCAGCAGCAGCGCAGCGATAAGCATTGAAAAACATGTCCGCATCAGCCGGGATGCTTTCCGGTCCCTGCAGGATTATCTTTTTTATTTCTGGGAGATCGTACGCGACAAGCGTTTCCGAGAGGAATTCGCAGAAAACCATAGGGTCGAATGGCCGCTGATAACTACGGAGGAGATGGAGGCATCAGAAAAGGATACGCGCAATTACCTTCTGAAAAATTCTGCCTGCTGTATAGGTAGTCTCGGAGCAGGCGGATCATACATTGGCGCTCTGGCAGGCACGGAAATGACATATCACAGCACCGATGGGTGTCTGGGTTACTACACCTACTCAGTTGACCCGGTTTCAGTTTATTGGGCGGCTATTGCCGGTGCTGGACTGGGGTGTATGCTGAGCAGCGGTTTATATGCCAACGACGCGAAAACGGAAGCGCTCAGGCGTGGCATCGTGGCTTTCGACAGCTACAACATGCCAATTACAAAGGATGATATCAGCAATGAGGCATATTATGCAAACCGCACCGCAGTTAATGGCTGGGCGGAGTGTCTTGGTGTATCAGCAGCACTAACCACAGGACTTTTACTATATCTGCCATGGATGGGTAATATATTGCCTGCCGTGCACCCTGAGACTGAAGCCGACAAGTATCGAGTACTCGTACCGATAGTCGCTGTTTCATTAGCGGAATTCAGCGTGATAATGAAAATAAGCTGGGACCTGGGCGAAAAACGCGACCGGCAGGCGGCGATAGAGAGGATCAAGAAAAAAAGAGAACAGCAGAGGGAAGGCCGACGTTGAATCTGTGTTGTCATTTCAAATTCATTAATTTTCTGGATTCCCGCCGGCGCGGGAATGACCAGATACCGACGGCAGTACCGTAGCGTAATCTGCAGCTACCAGCAAGCCTGCCAGGTCATGCCGTCGTAGACCATGAGTTTATGCGTGGTTGCATCCATGTAGATGTCGCCTTCAGCCGGACCGGACGGCGCCGAGACCAGCGGTTCCAGTCTCATGACCGCGGAGACGTGAAGAGTGCGCTGGGGATTGGTGGTTCCGATGCCGACATTGCCGGAAACCGCGGAATACTGGTTGTTGCCGGATATGGTCCAGTCGTTGTCGCCGGCACTACCCCAGTTCAACTGACCACTGCCGTTGGTGATCATAACCTGGCCGGCGGCGCCGCGGGAACGCGGAAACTCGTAGCCGCTCGCCTCGGTGCCGAACCATGTGTGGGGCATGTCGACCATGAAGGTTGAATCCGCAGTCAGGTTGGAGTTGATGCCGAACAGGTATGAATATTTACCGGTAGCGGTTATTGTATCTGCATAACCACCCAAGATAGCTGAGCACTCTCCTCCATTTGCATTGAACCACCCTCCGCCAACGACTGCATGTTCATCGCTGCTTGAATTATAACATCCTCCACCTACGAACGAATGTGGACTAGTGGCTTTGTTCCAATCACCACCGCTTATTGCGGATCCGTAATCAGTGGCGGAATTTCCCATACCGCCAGCAACCGTTGAGTAACTTCTTTGTGCAATATTGCCATCACCACCACTAACGGTGCTGTATTCACCCCATGCTCTATTAAAATATCCACCGCCAATTGTCGCATAGTTGCCGCTGTCCGCTTGGTTTATCCATCCACCGGCGATTGTTGTATAATCCATAGCGGCGAAGTTCTGAAAACCACCACATGCAACAGCATACTGACCAGTGGCGCTGTTGTTTTCACCGCCGCCAATAAAGGTGCAGCCGCCATTGGCAATGTTGCTTTGTCCACCTGCCACAACATCGTATCCACTTGCGCTATTACCATATCCGCCGCCCACTGCGCCATACCAAATCGCTGAATTGTAATATCCTCCTGCTACAGTCGCATAGTCGCCGTTTGAGGTGTTATAGGAACCGCCTCCTACAGTCGTAGTCAAACCAATCGCAGAGTTGTGACTACCACCGCCTACCGTTGCATATTCGCCGCGGGCGTTGTTATATTGACCGCCGCCAACGGTCGAACGATTGGCCGCGCTGTTATAATATCCGCCAGCGACGGTGTTGTACTTGAAATTATTACCCGTTATGCCGGTTGTACATGCTACACCGAAATTCACATGCGTGCTGTCGGCATTGCCGAATAACACATTGCCGGGACGGGTAAGACCCCACCGACCACCCATCTGGAGTGTCGTGTCAGCACCATCGGTGATGCGGAATGTCCAGTCGTTATCCGCCACGGCATTTCGAGCATACTGGGCCGTGTCGGAATAGGTCGAGATGTAAGAATACGGTGATGATACGATTTGAGTCCTAGGTGCCAGGATTTGCCCTGCTACGGTCAATTGCAGCCAACGGTCAGTGCTGTTTGTGAACACGCTGTCCGGGATTGTAGTCACACTGCCCAGGAGAACGTTAAATATGCCTTTGTTAACACTGACCGAGAGTTGGGTTTCCGACCATTTCTGAGAACCGCCCGATGGGCTATCGAATATAGCGAATGACAGCGAAAGAGACGGATTGGTGGTCGGATTGCCGAGGGTGTCGGTGAGATAACCCTGGTAGTTGAGCAGGTGGGGGGATAAGCGGACATCAGTTCTATTAGCAAGGTTAAAACCTTGCCCTACGTTAGATTTAGTCGTCTGGCTAAACGCTAATGCCAGAAATATAATCATGCATACAAGGATCTTTTTGCACATTGTTCCTCCTTTTGCAGTGCAATTATGTTACTATGTTAATAAGTTGATTTAATCATATTAAGTATTTCAGTTAAGTCAATGATCCCAAAATGAGGTTCTCGACAAGCTCGAACAGTAAAAAATGAGATTGCTTCGCACGCAGAGCGCTCGCAATGACACCCCTCACCCCTGCCCTCTCCCTCAAGGGGAGAGGGAATCGTTTTTCCTGAGATTGCCCCAAAGGGACTCCATCTATTAGAAACATCGTTATTGAAGATTGCTTCGCCCGCCACACTGCTTGGCGGGCTCGCAATGACAACCCTCACCCCTG contains:
- a CDS encoding S8 family serine peptidase; amino-acid sequence: MKKLLLLLLGVLWVVPGFALVSPDLQGVMTRARTSDLISVNIVFKDQMDPGQLTAMVKSLPKPERRAMVAKILTDFSTERQVEVMAYLKTMEKQGKATEIKSFWIHNGIHCRATVEAINAIEQRAEVYYVDYDLKLIKLERGNNTPVPPNREIAWGVRKINAPAVWALGYTGQGVVVGIVDTGVNHNHLDLHDHIWTDANYPNHGWDFEFNDNDPMDESGHGSHCAGSVSSDGTAGSQCGVAPDAQMLCCKVRTTADSVAEWQVFAAWQFCISPPLSPTHGADAMTMSLGWQLSWSPHQATWRTNANTVGAAGIIQCVAAGNESGIAPPNSCRCPGNVPSPWRHPANGATGAQSNIISIGATDSLDNIGSFSSLGPVTWQSIAPFNDYTYPPGLTKPDVSAPGVYIKSLNYASNNGYVDGWDGTSMATPHAAGTVALMLQKNSFLTQVQADSILQVTAVDLGAAGKDNTFGAGRINALAAVNATPYPFALAPLLYRISDPLGNNNGMWESGERVNLIVPVRNQTGSAVTSCVATLSESDAYVTIYNGTANLGTIAAGDTVDAIFDVAASPTTPLMHLVNFTLNLAHSGGNMNYPLDVYINPLPILTYRHATVTGGNGNGVLDPGETANLLVTLRNDGVAVATGVTSQLTTASPYITINDNSGNYPNIAINDTANNLSDPFNITASPATPYGTSVAFNMIVQSGLYIDTLPFNLTVGMMPPSDTGYYYAYWSGGPHTQCPVYSWYAIDTTQTLHVGTALDYSDDQTGQFTLPFTFKYYGVNYTQISICSNGWVALGSTTSTDYTNSGIPNVDGPPAMVAGLWDDLYPGTAGEPACIYYYNDATNHRYVVEWFRVPHISYPNTQETFEIILYDPVYYPTPTGDGEIIVQYQHQMRETDNTCGIENFSQNVGIQYFFEGSYHSLAAPITDSFALKYTTWPPSAGVAIKESETRNTGMVRTSLTVQPNPFKRTAQISYAVVGNPQMAKLGIFDVTGRLVVNLSSRIADNGLRSTVFWFGTDQNDRSVPAGVYFVRLEADGQEKIEKAILLR
- a CDS encoding sigma 54-interacting transcriptional regulator; amino-acid sequence: MFAAYYTFDDIIGLDAVKSKARKLATLDVNVLIFGESGTGKELFAHAIHGGSRRAGGRFVAVNCGAVPETLFESELFGYQQGAFTDARKNYQGKIAHAHGGTMFFDEVGDLPLESQGKLLRVLETKKICPLGSNEERAVDVRFIFATNRDLKEMVGGKQFREDLYYRINTPVIVIPPLRDRRYEIPDLVQYFMQKLLDSPVKFTAGISSEAVKKLSEYDFPGNVRELEAVLRTAYFMCAGDVIEARDLVIESRQDDCSNGHHYIGSFDNNGNGSNGGRFIPLSLSFNEKVDRFKIKLIQECLRKHDDDVKKACAELGISERQVYRYLRKAKKR